From a region of the Campylobacter sp. genome:
- the purQ gene encoding phosphoribosylformylglycinamidine synthase subunit PurQ has product MKVAIVNFPGTNCERDSKYAFDALGCETQIIWHKETAINADLIVLPGGFSYGDYLRTAAIAKFSPIMQAVLDHARKGGYILGICNGFQMLLELKLLAGAMSRNINLSFISKFHHLRVVSNDNKFLHCCDKGEILNIPIAHGEGNYYAPADTLKSLYDDDCVLLKYCDENGADLNPNGSVDAIAGICDKNKKIFGLMPHPERAIEPILGGTDGGKMLKGLIC; this is encoded by the coding sequence ATGAAGGTAGCGATCGTAAATTTTCCCGGCACCAACTGCGAGCGCGACAGCAAATACGCTTTTGACGCGCTGGGTTGCGAAACGCAGATAATCTGGCATAAAGAAACCGCTATAAATGCCGATCTGATCGTGCTGCCTGGCGGATTTAGCTACGGGGATTATTTGCGAACCGCGGCGATTGCTAAATTTAGCCCCATAATGCAGGCGGTGCTTGATCACGCGCGAAAGGGCGGCTATATTTTGGGTATCTGCAACGGCTTTCAGATGCTTTTGGAGCTGAAGCTGCTTGCAGGAGCGATGAGTAGAAATATAAATTTAAGCTTCATCTCAAAATTTCACCATCTGCGCGTCGTTTCAAACGACAATAAATTTCTGCACTGTTGCGACAAGGGCGAAATTTTAAATATCCCGATCGCGCATGGCGAGGGAAACTATTATGCGCCTGCGGATACGCTAAAGTCGCTATACGACGATGACTGCGTGCTTTTGAAATACTGCGACGAAAACGGCGCGGATCTAAATCCGAACGGCTCAGTGGACGCAATTGCCGGGATTTGCGATAAAAACAAAAAGATTTTCGGCCTGATGCCGCATCCTGAGCGCGCGATAGAGCCTATTTTGGGCGGTACGGACGGAGGGAAAATGCTAAAAGGCTTAATTTGCTAA
- a CDS encoding S41 family peptidase: MGFIFSLFLGVSFFTGNLQAREVNATKKPDSEKTRLEALAKLTKTLAIVENNYVDEMTFSELVDKTISGLMNNLDAHSSYMDEKAFNDTKVQTEGEFGGLGIQVGMKDGALTVISPIEGTPADKKGIQANDVVLRIDGNATFGITIDDAVSKMRGKPKTKITLTIVRKGVSKPFDVEIIRDIIKVESVYAKMIEEDKILYLRVTNFDQHVVADASKFIKEHRDAKGIILDLRNNPGGLLDQAIGLVNLFVGKGLIVSQKGRAKNETEAHNADPKKKITDLPLVVLVNGGSASASEIVSGSLQDLKRAVLVGEKTFGKGSVQVILPIEDKEALRLTIARYYLSSGRTIQAVGVTPDLIVAPGKVPSRDEDEFSLKEADLKKHLQGELAKVETKKKDAQKKDEKNFITAEQINNDIQLKTAIDAIKILNIK; the protein is encoded by the coding sequence TTGGGATTCATATTTTCTCTATTTTTAGGCGTTAGTTTTTTTACCGGAAATTTACAAGCCAGAGAGGTCAATGCGACTAAAAAACCAGATAGCGAAAAAACGCGTCTGGAGGCGCTAGCTAAGCTTACCAAAACGCTTGCGATCGTCGAAAACAATTATGTTGATGAGATGACATTCTCGGAACTTGTGGACAAGACGATCTCGGGGCTTATGAATAACCTCGACGCGCACTCAAGCTATATGGACGAAAAGGCGTTTAACGATACGAAAGTCCAGACTGAGGGCGAGTTCGGTGGGCTTGGAATTCAAGTGGGTATGAAAGACGGCGCTTTGACCGTCATCTCGCCTATCGAGGGCACTCCTGCCGACAAGAAAGGTATTCAGGCTAACGATGTGGTCTTGCGTATCGACGGCAACGCGACCTTCGGCATCACGATCGACGATGCGGTCTCAAAAATGCGCGGTAAGCCGAAAACCAAAATCACTCTAACGATCGTCCGCAAGGGAGTTAGCAAGCCTTTCGACGTCGAGATTATCCGCGACATAATCAAAGTAGAATCGGTCTATGCCAAGATGATCGAGGAAGATAAAATTTTATATCTGCGCGTTACGAATTTCGACCAGCACGTGGTGGCGGATGCGAGTAAATTTATAAAAGAGCACAGAGACGCCAAAGGCATTATTTTGGATCTGCGAAACAACCCGGGTGGGCTTTTGGATCAAGCGATCGGGCTTGTAAATTTATTCGTCGGCAAAGGGCTTATCGTCTCTCAAAAAGGACGCGCGAAAAACGAAACCGAAGCGCATAACGCCGATCCTAAAAAGAAGATCACTGATTTGCCTCTGGTAGTGTTAGTAAACGGCGGCAGCGCGAGTGCGAGCGAGATCGTAAGCGGATCGCTTCAGGATCTAAAGCGCGCCGTGTTGGTTGGTGAAAAAACTTTTGGTAAGGGAAGCGTGCAGGTGATTCTACCGATCGAGGATAAAGAAGCCTTGCGACTAACCATAGCGCGTTACTATCTATCAAGCGGCCGCACCATCCAAGCGGTGGGCGTGACGCCCGATCTCATAGTGGCGCCGGGCAAGGTGCCGAGCCGCGACGAGGATGAATTCTCGCTAAAAGAAGCCGATCTCAAAAAGCATTTGCAAGGCGAGTTAGCCAAGGTCGAGACCAAGAAAAAAGATGCTCAGAAAAAGGATGAGAAAAATTTCATCACCGCAGAGCAGATTAATAACGATATCCAGTTAAAAACCGCAATAGACGCGATAAAAATTCTAAACATCAAGTAA
- the ppk2 gene encoding polyphosphate kinase 2 — protein sequence MSKEIKTETGEIALKEIEFKSSKYEKISFKDYETLLERYQIELLKLQKFVKEKGLKILILMEGRDAAGKGGTIKRLTEHLNPRGCRIVALEKPSNVEKTQWYFQRYVAHLPSGGEITIFDRSWYNRAMVEPVMGFCTHAEHKDFLRQVPKFEELLVSAGIILFKFYFSVSKEEQKRRFESRRTDPLKQYKLSPVDARSQELWNQYTLAKYSMLLASNTEFAPWTILDSNDKKIARLNAFRCILSRIDYPEKIDAKELAVDPNLVRNGAREIVLMEDSQKSEAWRKLGSPSRKNKKDKKKG from the coding sequence AATTTAAAAGCTCAAAGTACGAAAAAATCTCGTTCAAAGACTACGAAACCCTGCTTGAGAGATACCAGATCGAGCTTTTGAAGCTGCAAAAATTCGTAAAAGAAAAAGGCTTAAAAATTTTGATTTTGATGGAGGGGCGCGACGCGGCGGGCAAAGGCGGCACGATCAAGCGTTTAACCGAGCACCTAAACCCGCGCGGATGCCGCATCGTAGCGCTCGAAAAGCCGAGCAATGTCGAAAAGACGCAGTGGTACTTCCAGCGCTACGTCGCGCACCTACCCAGCGGCGGCGAGATCACGATCTTTGACCGCAGCTGGTACAACCGCGCGATGGTCGAGCCCGTGATGGGCTTTTGCACCCACGCCGAACATAAAGATTTCCTGCGTCAAGTGCCTAAATTTGAGGAGCTTTTGGTAAGTGCGGGGATAATTTTGTTTAAATTTTACTTCTCAGTCTCCAAAGAGGAGCAAAAAAGGCGCTTCGAATCGCGCCGTACCGATCCGCTGAAGCAATATAAACTCTCGCCGGTGGATGCGAGATCACAGGAGCTGTGGAATCAATACACGCTCGCAAAATACTCGATGCTGCTCGCTTCGAATACCGAGTTTGCGCCGTGGACGATCCTTGATAGCAACGACAAAAAGATCGCGCGGCTAAACGCCTTCCGCTGCATACTCTCGCGCATAGACTATCCCGAAAAGATCGACGCGAAGGAGCTTGCGGTGGACCCAAACCTCGTGCGAAACGGAGCCAGGGAGATAGTGCTAATGGAGGATAGCCAAAAAAGCGAGGCTTGGCGCAAGCTGGGAAGCCCCTCTCGCAAGAACAAAAAGGATAAGAAAAAGGGCTAA
- the purS gene encoding phosphoribosylformylglycinamidine synthase subunit PurS: MKVIVNVRLKEGVLDPQGKAVKHALASLGFSGVEDVRVAKQIVLELNGEDRDKIYADVAKMCDEILANTVIEDYEIEI, from the coding sequence ATGAAGGTAATCGTAAACGTAAGACTTAAAGAGGGCGTGCTCGATCCGCAGGGCAAGGCGGTCAAACACGCCCTCGCTTCGCTTGGTTTTAGCGGAGTAGAGGACGTGCGCGTAGCCAAACAGATCGTGCTTGAGCTAAACGGCGAGGATAGGGATAAAATTTACGCCGACGTCGCTAAGATGTGCGATGAAATTTTGGCAAACACCGTCATTGAAGACTACGAGATCGAGATATGA
- the purC gene encoding phosphoribosylaminoimidazolesuccinocarboxamide synthase produces the protein MQATKKELIYEGKGKKMWSVNESDDLLISEFKDSLTAFNGVKKAEESGKGALNCKISTLIFDLLKKHGIDTALVETISPTEQLVKKCKIFPLEIIARNIATGSLTKRLGIKEGTKLPFTLVEFCYKDDELGDPILNDEHCLLLGAVKSQSELDELKKIARKINEILIKFFDERNLKLVDFKIELGRDKDGNILLADEISPDSCRFWDKQTDKKLDKDVFRQDLGSVKVAYEEVLRRILG, from the coding sequence ATGCAAGCTACCAAAAAAGAGCTCATCTACGAAGGCAAGGGCAAAAAGATGTGGTCGGTTAACGAAAGTGACGACCTTTTGATCTCAGAATTTAAAGATTCGCTGACGGCGTTTAACGGCGTCAAAAAAGCCGAAGAGAGCGGCAAAGGTGCGCTGAATTGTAAAATTTCGACGCTGATTTTTGATCTTCTTAAAAAGCATGGTATCGACACCGCGCTTGTTGAGACGATCAGTCCGACCGAGCAGCTCGTAAAAAAATGCAAGATTTTCCCTCTTGAGATCATCGCTCGCAATATCGCCACCGGCTCGCTTACAAAGCGCCTGGGCATCAAAGAGGGCACGAAGCTTCCGTTTACGCTGGTGGAGTTTTGCTACAAAGACGATGAGCTGGGCGATCCGATACTAAACGACGAGCATTGCTTGCTGCTTGGCGCCGTAAAGAGCCAAAGCGAGCTTGACGAGCTCAAAAAGATCGCGCGCAAGATCAACGAAATTTTGATTAAATTTTTCGACGAGCGAAATTTAAAGCTCGTGGATTTCAAAATCGAGCTCGGCAGGGATAAGGACGGAAATATCCTGCTTGCAGATGAGATCAGCCCCGATAGCTGCCGCTTTTGGGACAAACAAACTGACAAAAAGCTCGATAAGGACGTATTCAGGCAGGATCTCGGTAGCGTAAAAGTGGCCTACGAAGAGGTCTTGCGTAGAATTTTAGGATAA
- a CDS encoding AAA family ATPase — protein sequence MNETIEILTDKMRSLLESSVSLAIHSKNSEVDVLHMLWALVADSGSVLNQIFNKFSIEKTAVELEIKSEISNLPTSSNVTKENVRISRELMNSLEIAKGLMTSSGDKFIAVDTWLIANLNADPLKKILSKFADLIEIKKELEALRGGKSIDSQTADETLEALSKFGVDLTAKAIAGELDPVIGRDEVISRMMQILIRKTKNNPILLGEPGVGKTAVVEGLAQLIAKKEVPLSLQNKRVIALDMSALIAGAKYRGEFEDRLKAVINEVVKAANVVLFIDEIHTIVGAGASEGSMDAANILKPALARGELHAIGATTLKEYRKYFEKDAALQRRFQPVTVAEPSVSEATAILRGIKERLEVHHNVTITDSALVAAARLSDRYISDRFLPDKAIDLIDEAAAELKMQIESEPNELAKAKRDILTLQVEKEALKMEDDGKNDERLAQIDKEIENLTEQKNALQAKFENEKSVFGGISEAKKAIDSLKNEASLARRNGDLSKAAEIEYGKIPAAQAKVKELEAKWDVMKENGVLLRNRVDDESVAEILSKWTGISVSKMLSSEKEKFLHIEEHLKESVVGQDEALHAIARAVKRNKAGLVNENRPIGSFLFLGPTGVGKTESAKSLARFLFDDERAMIRFDMSEYMEKHSVSRLLGAPPGYVGYDEGGQLTEAVRRKPYSVLLFDEIEKAHKDVFNILLGILDDGRATDNKGITVDFKNTIIILTSNIGSAKIMELDAKNADKPREVALAEREEAIKSELKNYFKPEFINRLDDIVIFNALSEDNLIKIVGIMFKSLQKTLANRGINASLSENAKKLIASAGFDIEYGARPLRRALYDLVEDKIADMILSDEIKTGDRIEIGARDGEIEIKRVK from the coding sequence ATGAACGAAACCATTGAAATTTTAACCGATAAAATGCGCTCTTTGCTCGAAAGCAGCGTTTCTTTGGCGATCCATTCTAAAAATAGCGAAGTGGACGTATTACACATGCTCTGGGCTTTGGTAGCCGACAGCGGCTCGGTTCTAAATCAAATTTTTAATAAATTTAGCATCGAAAAGACCGCGGTCGAGCTTGAGATCAAAAGCGAAATTTCAAATTTGCCGACCAGTTCAAACGTCACAAAGGAAAACGTGCGAATCTCGCGCGAGCTGATGAACTCGCTAGAGATCGCAAAAGGGCTGATGACGAGCTCGGGCGATAAATTTATCGCCGTAGATACCTGGCTGATTGCAAATTTAAACGCAGATCCGCTAAAGAAAATTCTGTCTAAATTTGCAGATCTTATCGAGATCAAAAAGGAGCTAGAAGCGCTTCGCGGCGGCAAAAGCATCGATTCGCAAACCGCCGACGAGACGCTTGAGGCGCTTAGTAAATTCGGCGTCGATCTCACCGCTAAGGCGATCGCGGGCGAGCTCGATCCGGTCATCGGTCGCGACGAGGTGATCTCGCGAATGATGCAAATTTTAATCCGCAAGACGAAAAACAATCCTATCCTACTGGGCGAGCCGGGCGTGGGAAAAACCGCGGTCGTCGAGGGTCTTGCTCAGCTGATCGCCAAAAAAGAGGTTCCGCTCAGCCTGCAAAACAAACGCGTCATCGCGCTTGATATGAGTGCGCTGATTGCGGGCGCGAAGTACCGCGGCGAGTTTGAAGATAGGCTCAAAGCCGTCATAAACGAAGTCGTAAAAGCCGCAAACGTCGTACTTTTCATCGATGAAATTCACACCATCGTAGGCGCAGGCGCAAGCGAAGGCTCGATGGATGCCGCAAACATCCTAAAGCCCGCCCTTGCGCGCGGCGAGCTACATGCGATCGGCGCTACGACGCTGAAAGAATACCGAAAGTATTTTGAAAAAGACGCCGCACTTCAGCGCCGCTTCCAGCCCGTAACGGTCGCAGAACCTAGCGTGAGCGAGGCTACGGCGATCTTGCGCGGCATAAAGGAGCGGCTAGAGGTGCATCACAACGTCACCATCACCGATAGCGCGCTTGTGGCGGCTGCAAGGCTAAGCGACCGCTACATCAGCGATAGATTTCTGCCTGATAAGGCGATCGATCTGATAGACGAAGCGGCGGCGGAGCTTAAAATGCAGATCGAAAGCGAGCCCAACGAGCTTGCCAAGGCTAAGCGCGACATCCTCACGCTTCAGGTCGAAAAGGAAGCCCTTAAGATGGAGGATGACGGCAAAAACGACGAGCGGCTCGCGCAGATCGATAAAGAGATCGAAAATTTAACTGAGCAGAAAAATGCGCTTCAGGCTAAATTTGAAAACGAAAAGTCCGTATTTGGAGGCATCAGCGAGGCGAAAAAAGCAATCGATAGCCTTAAAAACGAAGCCAGCCTAGCAAGACGCAACGGCGATCTTAGCAAGGCTGCCGAGATCGAGTACGGCAAGATCCCCGCCGCGCAGGCAAAGGTCAAGGAGCTTGAGGCGAAATGGGACGTGATGAAAGAAAACGGCGTGCTTTTGCGAAACCGCGTGGACGATGAGAGCGTGGCTGAAATTTTAAGCAAATGGACGGGCATCTCGGTAAGCAAAATGCTCTCCTCCGAAAAGGAGAAATTCCTCCACATCGAGGAGCATCTAAAAGAAAGCGTCGTGGGGCAGGATGAGGCGCTGCACGCCATCGCTCGCGCCGTCAAGCGCAACAAAGCGGGGCTCGTAAACGAAAACCGTCCAATCGGAAGCTTTTTGTTCTTAGGCCCTACCGGCGTCGGCAAGACCGAGAGCGCAAAGAGCTTAGCGAGGTTTTTATTCGATGATGAGCGAGCGATGATCCGCTTTGATATGAGCGAGTATATGGAAAAGCACAGCGTCTCGCGCTTGCTCGGCGCGCCTCCTGGATACGTAGGCTATGATGAGGGCGGACAGCTTACCGAAGCGGTGCGCAGAAAGCCCTACTCTGTGCTGCTTTTTGATGAGATCGAAAAGGCGCACAAGGACGTTTTTAACATCCTGCTTGGAATTTTAGACGACGGGCGCGCGACCGATAACAAGGGCATTACGGTCGATTTCAAAAACACGATCATCATCCTAACGAGCAATATCGGCTCGGCTAAAATTATGGAGCTTGACGCCAAAAATGCGGACAAGCCGCGCGAGGTCGCGCTTGCCGAGCGCGAGGAGGCGATAAAGAGCGAGCTGAAGAATTATTTCAAGCCCGAATTTATCAACCGTCTGGACGACATCGTGATCTTCAACGCCCTAAGCGAGGACAATCTCATCAAAATCGTGGGCATTATGTTTAAGAGCCTGCAAAAAACGCTCGCAAATCGCGGCATTAACGCGAGCCTAAGTGAAAATGCCAAAAAGCTCATCGCCTCGGCGGGCTTTGATATCGAATACGGCGCAAGACCGCTACGAAGGGCGCTCTACGATCTGGTGGAGGATAAGATCGCCGATATGATCCTAAGCGACGAGATCAAAACGGGCGATCGGATCGAAATCGGCGCGCGTGACGGCGAGATCGAGATAAAGAGGGTGAAGTAA